One genomic window of Cannabis sativa cultivar Pink pepper isolate KNU-18-1 chromosome 2, ASM2916894v1, whole genome shotgun sequence includes the following:
- the LOC115721056 gene encoding peptide methionine sulfoxide reductase B5, with the protein MLFEMGFNILRTSPIPSSSKAIVPIFNPIITKSIPNITRPLSPSNSFFNNTHHFSLLSFPKPNPISISSSGFGGSCSFHRISKRGLRGSTVVAMSASGSVQKSEEEWQAILSPEQFRILRQKGTEYPGTGEYDKFYEEGVYKCAGCGTPLYKSKTKFNSGCGWPAFYEGLPGAINRTTDADGMRIEITCAACGGHLGHVFKGEGFPTPTNERHCVNSVSLSFVPANSDSSL; encoded by the exons CTTCTTCCTCGAAAGCCATCGTCCCAATCTTCAACCCCATTATAACCAAATCCATACCAAACATTACTAGGCCTCTCTCTCCTTCTAACTCTTTCTTCAACAACACCCACCATTTCTCACTACTCTCTTTTCCCAAACCCAATCCCATTTCCATTTCTTCTTCTGGGTTTGGTGGGTCTTGCTCTTTTCACCGCATAAGTAAGCGTGGGCTTCGTGGTTCCACTGTTGTGGCCATGTCCGCATCTGGGTCGGTTCAGAAATCCGAGGAGGAATGGCAGGCAATCCTCTCGCCTGAGCAGTTTAGGATTTTGAGGCAGAAAGGAACAGA ATACCCCGGAACAGGTGAATATGACAAGTTCTACGAGGAGGGAGTCTATAAATGTGCAGGCTGCGGTACTCCACTTTACAAATCCAAAACCAAGTTCAATTCCGGCTGTGGCTGGCCAGCTTTCTATGAGGGTCTTCCTGGAGCCATAAACCGAACT ACGGATGCAGATGGAATGAGGATCGAAATTACTTGTGCAGCTTGTGGTGGTCATCTCGGTCATGTTTTTAAAGGAGAAGGTTTCCCAACTCCAACGAATGAACGCCATTGCGTGAATAGTGTTTCTCTAAGTTTTGTTCCTGCAAACTCAGATTCTTCTCTCTGA
- the LOC115720743 gene encoding K(+) efflux antiporter 3, chloroplastic, translating to MGCSCFITHHSIMLGSSTSTTYFKASKGCEVTKKHRPLWTSCSHDASRSSGHRPNVICSSNPQSCLLPFAINYSTSYSSNVSRNFFERTPLRSSLLCDLGGLCVANKRSARRVRSRIYATIDVAAAVDVINDLGLDTLTFLAVTVIVVPAFKIIKASPILGFFFAGVILNQFGLIRNLTDVKVLSEWGILFLLFEMGLELSFARLKALAKFAFGLGLTQVILSTLAFTAFELPPNNAIGTRILEFLFHSRSDLVNIRSVDEAIVIGAALSLSSSAFVLQLLAEKGELPTRFGSATLGILLLQDIAVVPLLVILPVLESQNLVGESVLPMLVKESLKALGGLGLISFGGKFILRRVFEVVAEARSTEAFVALCLLTVAGTSLLTQKLGFSDTLGAFLAGALLAETNFRTQIEADIRPFRGLLLGLFFVTTGTSIDMQLLFREWPNVLSLLAGLIVIKTLIITAIGPRVGLTLQESVRIGLLLSQGGEFGFVVFSLANSLGVLPLELNKLLIIVVVLSMALTPALNEAGRRAAKIIDDKFSTEDDEAAEMVNFEASEPIVILGFGQMGQVLANLLSTPLAAGVDSDSLGCPYVAFDLDPSVVKTSRKLGFPTLYGDGSRPSVLQSAGISSPKAVMVMYTGKAKTIEAVQRLRVAFPAIPIYARAQDLGHLLDLKKSGATDAILENAETSLQLGSKLLKGLGVMSDDVSFLSQLVRDSMELQAQDSLSKSDERETEIMKPLQVRVADFTGSSGSNGSTSPEGNSSRENQTNETSEDDGVLYCNLDKGNGVPKKPIGDKGNKEKIMIEEP from the exons ATGGGTTGTTCTTGTTTCATCACTCATCATAGCATTATGTTGGGTTCTTCCACTTCTACAACATATTTCAAAGCTTCTAAG GGATGTGAGGTTACCAAGAAACATCGCCCCTTATGGACATCCTGCTCCCATGATGCTTCACGATCAAGTGGACATCGGCCTAATGTTATATGTTCTAGTAATCCACAAAGCTGTTTGTTACCATTTGCCATCAATTATAGCACAAGTTATAGCTCTAATGTCTCAAGAAACTTCTTTGAGCGAACTCCTTTGCGGTCCTCTTTGTTATGTGATCTAGGAGGATTATGTGTAGCAAACAAGAGATCAGCTCGTAGAGTGAGATCACGTATTTATGCAACTATTGATGTTGCCGCTGCTGTTGATGTCATTAATGATCTAGGATTGGATACTTTGACATTTTTAGCTGTGACTGTCATTGTTGTTCCTGCATTCAAGATCATTAAAGCTAGCCCT ATTCTTGGTTTTTTCTTCGCCGGTGTTATACTCAATCAATTTGGCTTGATTAGAAATCTAACAGATGTCAAAGTACTGTCTGAATGGGGAATTCTTTTCTTG CTGTTTGAGATGGGTTTGGAGCTTTCATTTGCACGTCTAAAAGCTCTTGCGAAATTTGCCTTCGGTTTGGGATTGACTCAG GTCATCTTGTCTACTCTTGCTTTCACGGCGTTTGAACTTCCTCCTAACAATGCTATTGGAACAAGAATCCTGGAGTTCCTTTTCCACTCGAGGTCTGATTTG GTCAATATAAGAAGTGTTGACGAGGCTATTGTGATTGGTGCTGCTCTTTCTTTGTCTTCATCAGCTTTTGTTCTGCAG TTACTTGCAGAGAAAGGTGAGCTTCCAACAAGATTCGGCTCAGCAACTCTTGGAATACTACTATTACAG GATATAGCAGTTGTTCCTCTCTTGGTCATACTTCCGGTGCTAGAGAGCCAG AACCTGGTAGGGGAAAGTGTTTTGCCAATGCTTGTGAAAGAAAGTTTAAAGGCTTTAGGTGGATTGGGTCTGATTTCTTTTGGAGGAAAATTCATTCTTAGGCGAGTTTTTGAG GTTGTTGCTGAAGCAAGGAGCACTGAGGCTTTTGTTGCTCTCTGTTTATTGACAGTTGCTGGGACATCACTTCTAACGCAGAAGTTGGGTTTCAGTGATACG CTTGGTGCATTTTTGGCTGGAGCATTATTAGCAGAAACAAATTTCCGAACACAGATTGAAGCTGATATAAGACCCTTTAGAGGCTTACTCCTCGGGTTATTTTTTGTAACTACAGGAACTTCCATTGACATGCAG CTTCTCTTCCGAGAGTGGCCAAATGTACTTTCACTCCTTGCAGGCTTGATTGTCATCAAGACGCTGATCATAACTGCAATAGGTCCTCGTGTTGGGCTCACTCTACAAGAAAGTGTTAGAATAGGGTTGCTTCTATCACAAGGAGGTGAATTTGGATTTGTAGTTTTTTCTCTTGCAAACAG TCTTGGTGTGTTGCCGCTCGAGCTCAACAAGTTGCTCATAATCGTTGTTGTCTTGTCAATGGCATTAACTCCTGCCCTTAATGAAGCTGGAAGAAGGGCTGCTAAAATCATCGATGACAAGTTCAGTACAGAGGACGAT GAAGCTGCCGAAATGGTGAACTTCGAGGCTAGTGAACCTATTGTTATACTTGGATTTGGACAAATGGGTCAG GTCCTTGCCAATTTATTATCCACTCCGCTGGCTGCAGGTGTAGATAGCGATTCACTCGGATGTCCATATGTAGCTTTTGATCTAGATCCTTCCGTGGTGAAG ACATCTAGGAAACTTGGTTTTCCAACTCTTTACGGGGATGGATCGAGACCATCAGTTTTGCAGTCGGCTGGAATCTCTTCTCCAAAAGCTGTCATGGTCATGTACACAGGGAAGGCAAAGACAATTGAGGCTGTTCAACGGCTTCGAGTTGCTTTTCCTGCA ATTCCCATTTATGCTCGAGCTCAGGACCTCGGACACCTATTAGATCTGAAAAAATCAGGAGCAACAGATGCCATTTTGGAAAATGCAGAG ACAAGTTTGCAGCTAGGATCGAAGCTTTTGAAAGGACTCGGTGTCATGTCTGATGATGTGAGCTTTCTTAGTCAACTTGTTCGCGACTCCATGGAACTACAAGCTCAAGATTCACTCAGCAAAAGTGATGAACGAGAAACCGAAATTATGAAGCCGTTACAG GTGAGAGTTGCTGATTTTACTGGTTCTTCGGGCTCGAATGGATCAACTTCACCCGAAGGAAATTCGTCAAGGGAAAACCAGACAAATGAGACATCAGAAGATGATGGTGTTCTATATTGTAATCTAGATAAAGGAAATGGTGTTCCGAAAAAACCAATTGGCGATAAgggaaataaagaaaaaatcatGATAGAAGAGCCATAA